The Thermoplasma acidophilum DSM 1728 genome includes a window with the following:
- a CDS encoding sugar porter family MFS transporter — protein sequence MENGVRYSDLIERLDMSRVTRFYWLLTILATIGGFLFGYDTSNIGSALPLLERIYPGISGFVEGYLVAGASLGAAVGAIIAAGLTDRYGRKYLLIADAAIYAAGALLSAFTVDLVMLLLSRTLIGIAVGADSGIATAYIAEYAPKARRGSLGILQQWMITIGILAAYLIGMATLFFAPGLAYAVGWRIMLGVAAIPAIIGLAFRFMMPESPRWLLVNGKYKEASASLKRLGLNMSEEDLKSVKLSQPHKITPGVKRALLIVGLFFVFQQITGINIPFYYGPVVLENLHIVGKSTSLVYSIYYSIAASAILAIINVAATYIGFRYIDSVGRRKLALMGYAGMTFFGILGGILLYLKLDIGLFIAFAGFIIFFAFGVGGTGWMIQGEYFPTSMRGLYASLGAFIDWIANFAIIELFPVMDSAITIKNVEFVFGVLSLIALILFYYIMPETKGLSVEQIDTLFENNSLGQMKHASISMKKESVPADPK from the coding sequence ATGGAAAATGGAGTCAGATATTCCGATCTCATCGAAAGGCTAGACATGAGCAGGGTAACCAGGTTTTACTGGTTGCTGACCATTCTGGCCACGATAGGTGGTTTTCTATTCGGATACGATACCTCTAACATAGGCTCTGCACTGCCATTGCTTGAAAGAATATACCCAGGTATAAGTGGTTTTGTTGAGGGCTACTTGGTTGCTGGGGCCTCGCTTGGTGCCGCTGTAGGCGCGATAATAGCTGCGGGACTAACGGACAGGTACGGGAGAAAGTACCTGCTCATAGCCGATGCGGCTATTTACGCAGCCGGTGCATTGCTCTCAGCATTCACCGTGGATCTGGTCATGCTGCTGCTTTCCAGGACGCTAATAGGGATTGCTGTCGGCGCAGACTCCGGCATAGCGACAGCTTATATAGCGGAATATGCTCCAAAGGCCAGGAGAGGAAGCCTCGGCATTCTGCAGCAGTGGATGATCACCATCGGCATTCTGGCAGCTTACCTAATCGGAATGGCAACCCTGTTCTTCGCACCCGGCTTGGCTTATGCAGTTGGTTGGAGGATAATGCTGGGCGTTGCCGCCATACCAGCTATCATAGGTCTCGCCTTCAGGTTCATGATGCCAGAATCGCCTAGGTGGCTCCTCGTTAATGGAAAATACAAGGAAGCATCCGCTTCCCTGAAGAGGCTCGGCCTCAACATGAGCGAGGAAGATCTGAAATCTGTAAAGCTATCACAGCCCCACAAGATCACTCCTGGCGTAAAGCGTGCTCTCCTCATCGTGGGCCTGTTCTTTGTTTTCCAGCAGATCACCGGAATTAACATACCGTTTTACTACGGCCCGGTTGTGCTGGAGAACCTTCACATAGTTGGAAAATCGACATCGCTCGTTTACAGTATATACTATTCAATCGCCGCATCCGCAATACTGGCGATCATAAACGTGGCTGCAACGTATATAGGCTTCCGCTACATAGACTCCGTCGGAAGGAGAAAACTGGCGCTGATGGGATACGCTGGCATGACATTCTTCGGAATACTTGGTGGAATACTGCTGTACCTCAAGTTAGACATAGGCCTGTTCATAGCCTTCGCTGGCTTCATAATATTCTTTGCCTTCGGTGTTGGCGGCACCGGCTGGATGATACAGGGAGAATACTTCCCGACCAGCATGAGGGGGCTGTATGCTTCCCTTGGTGCGTTCATAGACTGGATAGCCAACTTCGCAATAATAGAGCTTTTCCCTGTCATGGACTCCGCCATAACGATAAAGAATGTGGAGTTTGTTTTCGGCGTCCTCTCGCTGATAGCGCTGATACTCTTCTACTATATAATGCCGGAGACGAAAGGGCTGTCCGTCGAGCAGATAGACACGCTTTTTGAAAACAACAGCCTCGGGCAGATGAAGCATGCCTCTATATCCATGAAGAAGGAGAGCGTTCCAGCAGACCCGAAATGA
- the dph2 gene encoding diphthamide biosynthesis enzyme Dph2 → MRTVTGAILAMNLEVKDFVHRDVEEADRRLREIGARKILLQLPDGLKPYAFDYFTYLSQRYDVILSSSPVYGACDIGPSYLYDRVDAIVQVGHSIMRNVKYPRPVIFIEHYRTVDVEDINTEALKNYRRIGLIYSIQYRPVADRVKRILESKGFEVIIGRSDRRMTYDGQVLGCNFSSVHSVEAEVEAFVIVSTGSFHALGSQISTERPVFLLDLNEMSLRSMEKEADTFIRKRYAQIYRAMDAKRICFLVDTRIGQRREKLARMLMDRARDLGKEAVLAYTDNISDQDIQNMGCDLAVYTGCPRVPIDDQDRFTVPVLTPAEFSMAFFKSSKRYVLDEIVSVDEFTDQ, encoded by the coding sequence ATGCGAACCGTAACAGGTGCAATATTGGCCATGAATCTTGAAGTTAAGGATTTCGTACACAGGGATGTGGAGGAAGCGGACAGGCGTCTCAGGGAAATCGGTGCCAGGAAGATACTGCTGCAGCTGCCCGATGGTCTGAAGCCCTACGCCTTCGACTACTTCACGTATCTGTCGCAGAGATACGATGTGATTCTCTCGTCATCTCCTGTTTACGGCGCCTGCGACATAGGCCCTTCATACCTTTATGATAGGGTGGATGCGATAGTGCAGGTTGGGCATTCGATAATGCGAAATGTGAAATATCCCCGCCCGGTCATATTCATAGAGCACTACAGGACAGTGGACGTCGAAGATATAAACACGGAAGCCCTGAAAAATTATCGCAGAATAGGCCTTATATATTCTATACAGTACAGGCCAGTTGCGGATCGCGTTAAACGGATACTGGAGTCAAAGGGATTTGAGGTCATTATCGGAAGATCGGACAGGCGGATGACCTACGATGGTCAGGTGCTGGGGTGCAATTTCAGCTCAGTTCACTCGGTGGAAGCAGAGGTTGAAGCATTTGTCATAGTATCTACAGGATCATTTCACGCACTGGGATCACAGATATCAACGGAAAGGCCAGTTTTTCTGCTGGATCTGAACGAGATGTCCCTCAGATCAATGGAGAAAGAAGCCGATACCTTCATAAGAAAGCGATATGCCCAGATATACCGGGCAATGGATGCGAAGAGGATATGTTTCCTTGTGGATACAAGGATAGGACAGCGGCGTGAAAAGCTTGCCAGGATGCTGATGGACCGCGCAAGGGATCTGGGTAAGGAGGCGGTTCTTGCCTACACCGATAACATAAGCGATCAGGATATACAGAATATGGGGTGCGATCTGGCCGTTTATACAGGATGCCCGAGGGTACCCATAGACGATCAGGATCGATTCACCGTACCGGTACTCACGCCGGCCGAATTTTCCATGGCGTTTTTCAAGTCATCGAAAAGGTACGTTCTGGACGAGATCGTTTCAGTCGACGAGTTCACCGATCAGTGA